Part of the Acidobacteriota bacterium genome, GCCGTGATGGCCCGGGCCATCACGGACGGGGGCTTCGATCTGGCGGTGACGGTGAGCACCCCCTGCCTGCAGGTCTTGGCCGAGGCGAACCGGGACGGCCGGGTGCCCCACGTCTTCTGCTGCGTGACCGACCCCTTCGCGGCCGGCGTGGGCTTGAGTGCGAAATCACCAGCCGGCCGGCCGCCCCACCTGACGGGCATCGGGACCTTTCAGCCGGTCCGGGAGCTTTTCCTCCGGGCCCGGGGGATCAACCCGTCCCTGCGGCGGGTCGGTGTCGTCTGGTGCCCGTCCGAAGCCTGCGCCGAGCAATGTCTGACCGTTGCCCGGAAAGTCTGTGCCGAACTGGACATCATCCTCGAGGAAGTCACGGTCAACGCAACCGCAGAGGTCCTGGATGCCGCCCGAGCCCTGGCCTCCCGGGACGTCCAGGCCATCTGGACAGGCGGGGACAACCTGGTGGAGTCCACCTTCCCCGGCATTGTCCAAGCCTGCCGAGAAGCCCGGATCCCCTGTTTCACCAACGCTCCCGCCTACTGCGAACAGGGGGCCCTCTTCAGCCTGGGGGCCGACTACTACGCGGTGGGCAAGCTGGCCGGAGGCAAGGCGGCGCGGATCCTGGCAGGCGGGGACCCGGCCCGGGAACCGGTGGAGAGCGCCGTCCCGGAACAACTGGCCGTGAACCTGTCTGCGGCGGAAGGCCTGTCAGAGCCCTGGGCCATCCCGCCGGATGTCCTGGCCGATGCCGGCGTCGTGATCGACCGGGGCGGAACGCACCGGAAGGCCGAACCGCTCGCCCGGCGCTGGCGGATCCACGTGGTGACCTACAGCGACTCCTTCCTCTCGGATGAAACCCTGCGGGGGATCCGGGAGGGGTTGCCCGAGGCCGGGCTGGTCGAGCGACGGGATTACACGTTGACCCTGGCCTGCGCACAGGGCGACATGGCCACCCTGCCCTCCCTTTTCGACGCCGCCCGGGTGAAGGGGGTCGACCTCTACCTCGTGGTGTCGACCCCGACGCTGCAGGCTGCGGTGCAAAAAGTCATGGACACGCCCGTGGTCTTCTGCACCGTCGCGGACCCGGTGAAAGCCGGGGCCGGGAGGAGTGCCGCCGACCATCTCCCCAACATCACCGGCATTTCCACCCTGGGGCCTTACCCGGAGATGGCCCAGCTCCTTCACTCCTGTTTCCCCGCTTTCCGGCGCGTGGGGACCCTTTTCTGCCCGGTCGAGGTGAACTCGGTGTTGAACAAGGAGATCTTCTCCCGGGAGTGCCGGGCGCGGGGGATCGAGGTGATCGCCGTTCCCGCCAACACGCCGGAGGAGCTTTCCTACGCCGCGGAAGCCTTGTGCTCGCGGCGCCCCGACGCGGTGGTGCAGGTCATCGACAACCTCACCGCCGCTGGGTTCGACGGCCTGGCTGCAGCGGCCCGCCGCGCCCGCATCCCGCTCTTCAGCCACACCTCGGACGGTGTAAGAAAAGGGGCCGCCCTGGGGATCTGCCGTGATTACAGCACAGCCGGGCGCGAGGCGGCCCTCACGGCCGCGCGCATTATGCGGGGGGACCTCCCGTCCCGGATCCCCTTCCGGCCGGCGGAGGCCAAAGTGATCATCGTCGATCTGCAGAACGCCCGGAAGACGGGCCTGGCGATCCCGGAAACGGTGCTCGCCCAGGCGAGCGAAATCAGGCATTGAGGCCGTTGCCGGCGGAGCGCCGGCGGACGTGCACTCTCCGCGAGAAACCGGAAAGGGGTTGAACCATGAACAGTATTTTCCTCACCATCGTGATCCTCTTCGTCGTGCTCAACGCACTGATCGTCTTCTTGCTCTTCCTGTTCGCGCGGCGCTCCTTCAAGGCCAAACCCCGGGGCGCCGCCGGTCTCGCGGAGCGCCTGGGGGTGGAAAACGCCAGGGATTTCACCGCGGGGCGGCCGGTCGTCCATACCGTCGACGGGGTCCAGTGCGTCCTGAGGTACATTCGCGGGGGAAAGAACCAGCCCTCGGGGGTTTCGTTCACCTTCCCGGACGTTCTTCTTCCCAAACTGACCGTGACCCGGGAGGGGGTCTGGCAGAAATTCTTCAAGAAGATCGGGCTGACAACGGAACTGGCCACCGGGGACCCTCGCTTCGACGACGACTTCTACCTGCTCACCGACGAAACGGAGTACTATCGGAATTATTTTTCGGATGCAGGACGACGGGAGGCCATCCGGGCCCTCTTCGCCGCGGATCCGGCCGTGGCGAGGGTCCAGACCACCTCCGCCGGCCTGTCGGTGGTCTGCCAGGTTCGGGCCACGCTCAAGGGGGTCGTTTCCCCTCTCCTGGGCACCCGGGACGCGGCGAACGCCGCCCGGGCCCTCGACGCCGGTCCGGAGTGGCGTTCGGCGCACTTCACCCCGTTGCACGCCGACATCCGCCCGCTTTCCGGGATGCTTCCCCGCGTGGTCGCCCTTGCAGCGCTCATCGGCCTGTTGCTCGTCGCCGGGTTGATCGCCCTGATCACCGGGTCCGTCTCCTTTCGGTTGACGGAGTACGGTCTGATTCGGGATTTCTTCCTCTACTCCCTGGTCCCGCTCGCCGCGTTCTGGTTGGTGCTGTTCAAGGGGCTCCGGGGGTATTCCTGGTCGCACCTGGCCTTCGTGCCCATGGCCCTGGTGTCGATCGCGGCCTTCCCTCTGGCCTGCATGGGTTCCGCGGTGTTCCTGAACGGCTACCTGGACGAGAGCCCCGCCGTGATCCGGCAGGTGACGGTCCTGGACAAGTACAGCCGGAAGAACAAGAACTCCCGCTCCTACCATGTAACCTTTTCCGGCTGGAAACCCGACCAGCCCAGCCTCACCTACTCGGTGTCGAGGCACTTCTACGACGGCATCGACAAGGACGAC contains:
- a CDS encoding ABC transporter substrate-binding protein, with translation MKRFGVGILLVATASAALLLSDLGRAGKALSAKGFKRIAIFQYSSRPVLDDTVAGVLEGLRSSGYNVGQNLQVAFYNPEGSAPDAAVMARAITDGGFDLAVTVSTPCLQVLAEANRDGRVPHVFCCVTDPFAAGVGLSAKSPAGRPPHLTGIGTFQPVRELFLRARGINPSLRRVGVVWCPSEACAEQCLTVARKVCAELDIILEEVTVNATAEVLDAARALASRDVQAIWTGGDNLVESTFPGIVQACREARIPCFTNAPAYCEQGALFSLGADYYAVGKLAGGKAARILAGGDPAREPVESAVPEQLAVNLSAAEGLSEPWAIPPDVLADAGVVIDRGGTHRKAEPLARRWRIHVVTYSDSFLSDETLRGIREGLPEAGLVERRDYTLTLACAQGDMATLPSLFDAARVKGVDLYLVVSTPTLQAAVQKVMDTPVVFCTVADPVKAGAGRSAADHLPNITGISTLGPYPEMAQLLHSCFPAFRRVGTLFCPVEVNSVLNKEIFSRECRARGIEVIAVPANTPEELSYAAEALCSRRPDAVVQVIDNLTAAGFDGLAAAARRARIPLFSHTSDGVRKGAALGICRDYSTAGREAALTAARIMRGDLPSRIPFRPAEAKVIIVDLQNARKTGLAIPETVLAQASEIRH